One genomic region from Podarcis raffonei isolate rPodRaf1 chromosome Z, rPodRaf1.pri, whole genome shotgun sequence encodes:
- the LOC128406848 gene encoding transcriptional regulator Kaiso-like isoform X1: MEAGAMTEAGGQTPGMETRKLITATDNQYSGMLLKALDEQRGHGLFCDVTIIVEDRKFRAHRNVLSASSTYFHQLFALAGQVVELNFIRAEIFAEILNYIYSSKIVRVRSDLLDELIKSGQLLGVKFLADLGGPLQQVKSMSGSVKPGASEWPSSETNGLEVQKPPTPAGGQNLIDEKPAVTVSLHGEACDSAKITISDSDDDDVIFCSELVPPKDCPLEPTVVAQSQPCLNPVGVPDQINCTSSSPPQSATVTAPRLDSCPGQSNPTENQVPAEPFVPSLPKPAASNMLVLNRPQIGALPNAGSSHEIEVSPIPEENQQPSINDSLTDMETNAIDEEEDEDEDVEDDDILGSSSPGSASSSSLVQQPTTPKPATAPDATGVQKKHSPSFPQKAVSQPRKFKKEVSDVLPGSNKEAPAGSVPKHVTEGQKTITLDKATEIEGLSTGCKVYANIGEDTYDIVIPVKDEADGEVQLDDMPRTSGDDSTNRKRLKVKHDDHYELIMDGKVYYICIVCRRSYVCLTSLRRHFNVHSWEKKYPCRYCEKVFPLAEYRTKHEIHHTGERRYQCLACGQCFINYQVMATHVRSVHSQDPSGESKLYRLHPCQSLQIRNYAYISGSSSNIPMVNDNALVYPVDPAKEAPQEPAPNPSAKPMTWDDIFVPQGNESLFKQNPSDGSTEFEFVIPESY, translated from the coding sequence GAATGGAGACCAGGAAGCTAATCACTGCAACAGACAACCAGTACTCTGGCATGTTGTTAAAGGCTTTGGATGAACAGCGAGGACATGGACTTTTCTGTGATGTTACCATCATTGTAGAGGACCGGAAATTTCGAGCCCACAGAAATGTCCTCTCAGCCTCCAGCACTTACTTCCACCAGCTTTTCGCGCTTGCAGGTCAAGTGGTTGAACTGAACTTCATCAGAGCagagatttttgcagaaattctcAATTACATTTACAGCTCCAAAATAGTCCGGGTAAGATCGGACTTGCTCGATGAGTTAATTAAATCAGGGCAGTTGCTGGGAGTTAAATTCCTTGCTGATTTGGGTGGGCCTTTGCAGCAGGTGAAAAGTATGTCAGGAAGTGTCAAGCCTGGCGCTTCAGAATGGCCCAGCTCTGAAACTAATGGCCTCGAAGTACAGAAACCTCCAACACCAGCTGGGGGCCAAAATCTAATTGATGAGAAGCCCGCCGTAACGGTTTCATTGCATGGGGAAGCGTGTGATTCTGCAAAGATTACCATTAGTGATTCTGACGATGACGACGTCATTTTCTGCTCCGAGCTTGTGCCTCCAAAGGACTGTCCCCTGGAGCCTACTGTAGTAGCACAGAGCCAGCCTTGCCTAAATCCTGTGGGAGTCCCTGACCAAATAAATTGTACCAGCAGTTCCCCGCCTCAGTCAGCGACAGTGACAGCTCCGAGGCTTGACTCATGCCCTGGCCAGTCAAATCCAACTGAAAACCAAGTACCTGCTGAGCCATTTGTCCCCTCGCTTCCAAAACCTGCGGCTTCAAATATGCTTGTGTTAAACAGGCCGCAGATTGGAGCTTTGCCGAATGCTGGCTCATCGCATGAAATAGAGGTATCTCCTATCCCCGAAGAGAATCAGCAGCCATCTATTAACGACTCCTTAACTGACATGGAGACCAATGCCATTGATGAAGaagaggatgaggatgaggatgttGAAGATGACGACATCCTCGGTTCGTCCAGCCCAGGGTCAGCAAGCAGCAGTTCTTTGGTCCAGCAGCCCACCACCCCTAAACCTGCCACTGCACCTGATGCCACAGGAGTACAGAAGAAGCACAGTCCTAGCTTTCCCCAAAAAGCAGTCTCCCAACCCAGAAAGTTCAAAAAGGAAGTTTCTGATGTTCTTCCTGGGAGCAACAAGGAAGCTCCAGCGGGCTCTGTGCCAAAGCACGTGACGGAAGGCCAGAAGACCATCACTTTAGATAAAGCTACTGAGATAGAAGGCTTGTCGACAGGTTGCAAGGTTTATGCAAACATCGGTGAAGATACCTATGACATCGTAATTCCTGTgaaagatgaagctgatggaGAAGTGCAGTTGGATGACATGCCCAGAACATCGGGGGACGATTCTACAAACAGGAAGCGCCTCAAAGTGAAGCATGATGATCACTACGAGCTCATAATGGATGGCAAGGTCTACTACATCTGCATTGTGTGCAGGAGGTCTTACGTTTGTCTTACAAGTTTGCGGAGACACTTCAATGTGCATTCTTGGGAGAAGAAGTATCCATGTCGCTATTGCGAGAAGGTTTTTCCTCTTGCAGAGTACCGCACCAAGCATGAGATTCACCACACCGGGGAGCGGCGGTACCAGTGCTTGGCATGTGGCCAGTGTTTCATCAACTATCAGGTCATGGCCACGCATGTAAGATCGGTTCATAGCCAGGATCCTTCTGGCGAGTCCAAGCTATATCGCTTGCACCCCTGCCAGTCTCTGCAGATCAGAAATTATGCATATATTTCAGGAAGTTCCAGCAATATACCTATGGTAAATGACAATGCTCTTGTTTATCCTGTTGACCCTGCAAAAGAAGCCCCTCAAGAACCAGCCCCTAACCCTTCAGCAAAGCCAATGACCTGGGATGATATCTTTGTTCCGCAGGGAAATGAATCACTATTCAAACAAAATCCATCGGATGGCAGTACTGAATTTGAGTTTGTTATACCGGAATCTTACTGA
- the LOC128406848 gene encoding transcriptional regulator Kaiso-like isoform X2, protein METRKLITATDNQYSGMLLKALDEQRGHGLFCDVTIIVEDRKFRAHRNVLSASSTYFHQLFALAGQVVELNFIRAEIFAEILNYIYSSKIVRVRSDLLDELIKSGQLLGVKFLADLGGPLQQVKSMSGSVKPGASEWPSSETNGLEVQKPPTPAGGQNLIDEKPAVTVSLHGEACDSAKITISDSDDDDVIFCSELVPPKDCPLEPTVVAQSQPCLNPVGVPDQINCTSSSPPQSATVTAPRLDSCPGQSNPTENQVPAEPFVPSLPKPAASNMLVLNRPQIGALPNAGSSHEIEVSPIPEENQQPSINDSLTDMETNAIDEEEDEDEDVEDDDILGSSSPGSASSSSLVQQPTTPKPATAPDATGVQKKHSPSFPQKAVSQPRKFKKEVSDVLPGSNKEAPAGSVPKHVTEGQKTITLDKATEIEGLSTGCKVYANIGEDTYDIVIPVKDEADGEVQLDDMPRTSGDDSTNRKRLKVKHDDHYELIMDGKVYYICIVCRRSYVCLTSLRRHFNVHSWEKKYPCRYCEKVFPLAEYRTKHEIHHTGERRYQCLACGQCFINYQVMATHVRSVHSQDPSGESKLYRLHPCQSLQIRNYAYISGSSSNIPMVNDNALVYPVDPAKEAPQEPAPNPSAKPMTWDDIFVPQGNESLFKQNPSDGSTEFEFVIPESY, encoded by the coding sequence ATGGAGACCAGGAAGCTAATCACTGCAACAGACAACCAGTACTCTGGCATGTTGTTAAAGGCTTTGGATGAACAGCGAGGACATGGACTTTTCTGTGATGTTACCATCATTGTAGAGGACCGGAAATTTCGAGCCCACAGAAATGTCCTCTCAGCCTCCAGCACTTACTTCCACCAGCTTTTCGCGCTTGCAGGTCAAGTGGTTGAACTGAACTTCATCAGAGCagagatttttgcagaaattctcAATTACATTTACAGCTCCAAAATAGTCCGGGTAAGATCGGACTTGCTCGATGAGTTAATTAAATCAGGGCAGTTGCTGGGAGTTAAATTCCTTGCTGATTTGGGTGGGCCTTTGCAGCAGGTGAAAAGTATGTCAGGAAGTGTCAAGCCTGGCGCTTCAGAATGGCCCAGCTCTGAAACTAATGGCCTCGAAGTACAGAAACCTCCAACACCAGCTGGGGGCCAAAATCTAATTGATGAGAAGCCCGCCGTAACGGTTTCATTGCATGGGGAAGCGTGTGATTCTGCAAAGATTACCATTAGTGATTCTGACGATGACGACGTCATTTTCTGCTCCGAGCTTGTGCCTCCAAAGGACTGTCCCCTGGAGCCTACTGTAGTAGCACAGAGCCAGCCTTGCCTAAATCCTGTGGGAGTCCCTGACCAAATAAATTGTACCAGCAGTTCCCCGCCTCAGTCAGCGACAGTGACAGCTCCGAGGCTTGACTCATGCCCTGGCCAGTCAAATCCAACTGAAAACCAAGTACCTGCTGAGCCATTTGTCCCCTCGCTTCCAAAACCTGCGGCTTCAAATATGCTTGTGTTAAACAGGCCGCAGATTGGAGCTTTGCCGAATGCTGGCTCATCGCATGAAATAGAGGTATCTCCTATCCCCGAAGAGAATCAGCAGCCATCTATTAACGACTCCTTAACTGACATGGAGACCAATGCCATTGATGAAGaagaggatgaggatgaggatgttGAAGATGACGACATCCTCGGTTCGTCCAGCCCAGGGTCAGCAAGCAGCAGTTCTTTGGTCCAGCAGCCCACCACCCCTAAACCTGCCACTGCACCTGATGCCACAGGAGTACAGAAGAAGCACAGTCCTAGCTTTCCCCAAAAAGCAGTCTCCCAACCCAGAAAGTTCAAAAAGGAAGTTTCTGATGTTCTTCCTGGGAGCAACAAGGAAGCTCCAGCGGGCTCTGTGCCAAAGCACGTGACGGAAGGCCAGAAGACCATCACTTTAGATAAAGCTACTGAGATAGAAGGCTTGTCGACAGGTTGCAAGGTTTATGCAAACATCGGTGAAGATACCTATGACATCGTAATTCCTGTgaaagatgaagctgatggaGAAGTGCAGTTGGATGACATGCCCAGAACATCGGGGGACGATTCTACAAACAGGAAGCGCCTCAAAGTGAAGCATGATGATCACTACGAGCTCATAATGGATGGCAAGGTCTACTACATCTGCATTGTGTGCAGGAGGTCTTACGTTTGTCTTACAAGTTTGCGGAGACACTTCAATGTGCATTCTTGGGAGAAGAAGTATCCATGTCGCTATTGCGAGAAGGTTTTTCCTCTTGCAGAGTACCGCACCAAGCATGAGATTCACCACACCGGGGAGCGGCGGTACCAGTGCTTGGCATGTGGCCAGTGTTTCATCAACTATCAGGTCATGGCCACGCATGTAAGATCGGTTCATAGCCAGGATCCTTCTGGCGAGTCCAAGCTATATCGCTTGCACCCCTGCCAGTCTCTGCAGATCAGAAATTATGCATATATTTCAGGAAGTTCCAGCAATATACCTATGGTAAATGACAATGCTCTTGTTTATCCTGTTGACCCTGCAAAAGAAGCCCCTCAAGAACCAGCCCCTAACCCTTCAGCAAAGCCAATGACCTGGGATGATATCTTTGTTCCGCAGGGAAATGAATCACTATTCAAACAAAATCCATCGGATGGCAGTACTGAATTTGAGTTTGTTATACCGGAATCTTACTGA